In Patescibacteria group bacterium, a single window of DNA contains:
- a CDS encoding GDP-mannose 4,6-dehydratase, producing MPTVLVTGGAGFIGANLVKRLLKLKHKVLVIDDLSTGFRHNLPLTNKNLVFYEKNINENLRPIFRKYKIDYIFHLAAQMDVHKSLQKPIYDAKVNILGSLNIIREAAKIKIKKFIYASSGGAVYGEPIKIPVPESHSVNPLSCYGISKYTAEKYLEIYHRLYGLPYITLRYANVYGPRQNPLGEAGVIAIFINKLIRGEAPSLFAYGKNKRDYIFVEDIVEANIQAMISHRNKTYNIGTGKATTTEQIFQIIKKELQSEIKPQYLPCRPGEVDRISLDASLAQKELKWKPRYSLEEGIKKTIEWFKSNQHPSQSSREIK from the coding sequence ATGCCGACGGTACTTGTTACTGGAGGGGCAGGTTTTATTGGCGCGAATTTAGTCAAGAGATTATTAAAATTAAAACACAAAGTGTTAGTGATAGACGACCTTTCCACGGGCTTCCGCCATAATCTTCCTCTCACAAATAAAAATCTGGTCTTTTACGAAAAAAACATTAACGAAAATTTAAGACCAATCTTTCGCAAGTATAAAATAGATTATATTTTTCACCTGGCGGCCCAAATGGACGTGCATAAATCCCTCCAAAAACCAATCTATGATGCCAAAGTGAATATCCTAGGGTCCTTGAATATCATTAGAGAAGCGGCGAAAATTAAAATAAAAAAATTTATCTATGCCTCTAGCGGAGGAGCTGTCTATGGCGAACCCATAAAGATCCCTGTTCCGGAATCACACTCTGTAAATCCTCTATCTTGCTATGGCATTTCCAAATATACGGCGGAAAAATATTTAGAGATTTATCATAGGCTCTATGGATTGCCCTACATTACCCTGCGTTATGCCAATGTCTATGGTCCCCGCCAGAACCCTTTGGGAGAAGCGGGGGTGATCGCCATTTTTATTAATAAATTAATCCGAGGAGAAGCGCCTTCTCTTTTTGCTTATGGCAAAAATAAAAGGGATTATATTTTCGTGGAAGACATAGTGGAAGCTAATATCCAAGCAATGATCTCTCATCGAAACAAAACCTACAATATTGGCACGGGAAAAGCGACTACCACAGAACAAATATTTCAAATAATTAAAAAGGAATTGCAAAGTGAGATAAAACCCCAATATCTTCCTTGCCGCCCAGGTGAAGTAGATAGAATAAGTTTAGATGCGAGTCTCGCCCAAAAAGAATTAAAATGGAAACCGCGCTATTCCCTGGAAGAAGGAATCAAAAAAACCATAGAATGGTTTAAATCTAATCAACACCCTTCGCAAAGTAGTAGAGAGATAAAATGA